Proteins encoded in a region of the Nitrospirota bacterium genome:
- a CDS encoding multidrug efflux RND transporter permease subunit, with amino-acid sequence MVNFFINRPIVAIVISIIIVIVGIVSILGLPIAQYPNIVPPEMVIDTTYVGADAQTVEQSVATPIEQEMSGVDNMNYMYSLNANNGQMKMYVNFDVKTDPNIDQVLAQMRQSQAAAKLPSDVRNYGVTVKKSTSSPLMVVSLVSPKGTYDDVFLANYANININDQLTRVPGIASVTVFGAGQYAMRVWVRPDRLATLNITIPEITAAIQKQNTVNPAGKVGAEPAPPGMEFTYAVRAQGRLVTPEEFGQVVLRANPDGSLVRLKDVGRIELGAQTYEMKGRLNGKPAAVLGLYQLPGTNAINAVDGVKKLMAEVSKNFPQDLEYVISLDTTEAVREGINEIMHTLVEALILVIIVVFIFLQGWRATLIPALAVPVSLIGTFAFFPVIGFSINTIALMGMVLAIGLVVDDAIVVVEAVEHHIEKGKTPKEAAIKAMEEVAGPVVAIGLVLSAVFLPTVFIPGITGRLYQQFAVTIAISMMISVFVALSLSPALSALILKPRKEARGLLGKFYAWFNDMFGKSTNGYVRACGILIRKSAMSLIFLGIITLLVAVLGKGLPGGFLPEEDQGYFYAGIQLPNASSLQRTDAAVKDMEKIIMETPGVAYCTSIMGYSMLSGVVNTYSGFFFVTLKPWGERKASEEKYVNLLAGLNARLAKLPQGVAFAFSPPAIPGIGTAGGVTFLLEDRAGRDIAFLARNTQKFMAEAVKRPEIARASTTFLPTVPQLFINVDRDKVLKQGVDLQNVYGTLQAFMGGAFVNYFNRFGRQWQVYVQAEGDARVRAEQLGQFYVRNSKGQPVPLSALTSIEERSGPEFTMRYNLYRSAQINVTPKPGYSSLQAMKALEEVFKATMPQEMGYDYLGMSYQEKKAQEGVPASVVFALSLLFVFLILAAQYESWSLPFSVLMGTPIAVFGAFAAVFVGRMELNIYAQIGLVMLIGLAAKNAILIVEFAKIEYDKGKSAEDAALEGAKLRLRPILMTSFAFILGCVPLALASGAGALSRNVMGLAVIGGMLAATGIGVFLIPVTFTVIEKLSHRGEKHGGTAGKDGH; translated from the coding sequence ATGGTCAATTTTTTCATCAACCGGCCCATCGTGGCCATCGTGATCTCGATCATCATCGTCATCGTCGGCATCGTCTCGATCCTCGGCCTCCCCATTGCCCAGTACCCGAACATCGTGCCGCCCGAAATGGTGATCGACACCACCTATGTGGGCGCCGACGCCCAGACCGTGGAGCAGTCCGTTGCCACGCCCATCGAGCAGGAGATGAGCGGGGTGGACAACATGAACTACATGTACTCGCTCAACGCGAACAACGGGCAGATGAAGATGTACGTCAACTTCGACGTGAAGACGGACCCGAACATCGACCAGGTGCTGGCCCAGATGCGCCAGAGCCAGGCCGCGGCCAAGCTTCCGTCCGATGTCCGCAACTACGGCGTCACGGTCAAGAAGTCCACGTCGTCGCCGCTCATGGTCGTCTCGCTCGTTTCGCCTAAAGGGACCTACGACGACGTGTTCCTGGCCAACTACGCCAACATCAACATCAATGATCAGCTCACGCGCGTGCCCGGCATCGCCAGCGTCACCGTATTCGGCGCCGGCCAGTACGCCATGCGCGTCTGGGTGCGGCCCGACCGGCTTGCGACCCTGAACATCACTATCCCTGAGATCACCGCGGCCATCCAGAAGCAGAACACCGTGAACCCGGCCGGCAAGGTGGGCGCCGAGCCCGCGCCGCCGGGCATGGAGTTCACCTACGCGGTCCGAGCCCAGGGACGGCTCGTGACGCCCGAGGAGTTCGGCCAGGTGGTCTTGAGGGCCAATCCTGACGGATCGCTTGTGCGGCTCAAGGACGTGGGCCGCATCGAGCTCGGCGCCCAGACCTACGAGATGAAGGGCAGACTGAACGGGAAACCTGCCGCTGTGCTCGGCCTGTACCAGCTTCCCGGCACGAACGCCATCAATGCCGTGGACGGCGTCAAAAAACTGATGGCCGAGGTCAGCAAAAACTTTCCGCAGGACCTGGAGTACGTGATCTCCCTGGACACGACCGAGGCGGTTCGCGAAGGCATCAACGAGATCATGCACACGCTCGTCGAGGCCCTCATCCTCGTGATCATCGTGGTCTTCATCTTCCTCCAGGGCTGGAGGGCCACGCTCATCCCGGCCCTGGCCGTGCCGGTCTCGCTCATCGGGACCTTTGCCTTCTTCCCGGTCATCGGGTTCTCGATCAACACGATCGCCCTCATGGGTATGGTGCTCGCCATCGGACTGGTGGTGGACGACGCCATCGTGGTGGTGGAGGCGGTGGAACATCACATCGAGAAGGGTAAGACGCCGAAAGAAGCTGCCATCAAGGCCATGGAAGAGGTGGCCGGTCCCGTTGTTGCCATCGGACTCGTGCTGTCGGCGGTGTTCCTTCCGACCGTGTTTATCCCGGGCATCACGGGCAGGCTCTACCAGCAGTTCGCGGTAACCATCGCCATCTCGATGATGATCTCGGTCTTTGTGGCATTGTCGCTCAGCCCGGCGCTTTCGGCCCTGATCCTGAAGCCGAGAAAAGAGGCGCGCGGCCTGCTCGGGAAGTTCTACGCCTGGTTCAACGACATGTTCGGCAAGTCGACGAACGGGTATGTTCGCGCCTGCGGCATCCTGATCCGAAAATCAGCAATGAGCCTCATCTTCCTCGGCATCATCACGCTGCTGGTCGCCGTACTGGGCAAGGGGCTGCCGGGAGGGTTCCTGCCCGAGGAGGACCAGGGCTATTTCTACGCAGGCATCCAACTGCCGAACGCCTCGTCGCTCCAGCGGACCGACGCGGCGGTCAAGGACATGGAAAAGATCATCATGGAGACGCCGGGCGTGGCGTACTGCACCAGCATCATGGGATACAGCATGCTGAGCGGCGTGGTGAACACCTACAGCGGGTTCTTCTTTGTCACCCTGAAGCCTTGGGGCGAACGAAAGGCCTCTGAGGAAAAGTATGTCAACCTCCTAGCAGGCCTGAACGCCAGGCTTGCCAAACTTCCGCAGGGCGTGGCCTTCGCCTTCTCGCCCCCGGCGATCCCGGGCATCGGCACCGCGGGAGGTGTGACCTTCCTGCTCGAGGACCGGGCGGGCAGGGACATCGCCTTCCTTGCCCGGAACACCCAGAAGTTCATGGCTGAGGCGGTCAAACGGCCCGAGATCGCACGCGCCTCGACGACCTTCCTGCCCACGGTGCCGCAGCTCTTCATCAACGTGGACCGCGACAAGGTGTTGAAGCAGGGCGTTGATCTGCAGAACGTTTACGGCACGCTCCAGGCCTTCATGGGCGGCGCCTTTGTGAACTACTTCAACCGCTTCGGCAGGCAGTGGCAGGTTTACGTACAGGCCGAGGGCGACGCGCGCGTGAGGGCCGAGCAGCTCGGCCAGTTCTATGTACGCAACAGCAAGGGCCAGCCGGTTCCGCTGTCGGCGCTTACGAGCATCGAAGAGCGGTCGGGGCCCGAGTTCACCATGCGGTACAACCTGTACCGATCCGCGCAGATCAACGTCACGCCCAAGCCGGGCTACAGCTCGCTCCAGGCCATGAAGGCGCTCGAGGAGGTTTTTAAGGCGACGATGCCGCAGGAGATGGGCTACGACTACCTCGGCATGTCCTACCAGGAGAAGAAGGCCCAGGAAGGCGTACCGGCGTCGGTTGTCTTCGCGCTATCGCTGCTCTTCGTCTTCCTGATCCTGGCGGCGCAGTACGAAAGCTGGTCGCTGCCCTTTAGTGTGCTCATGGGCACGCCGATCGCGGTGTTCGGCGCCTTTGCCGCCGTCTTCGTCGGCCGGATGGAGCTGAACATCTACGCCCAGATCGGCCTCGTCATGTTGATTGGCCTGGCTGCGAAGAACGCCATCCTGATCGTGGAGTTCGCGAAGATCGAGTACGACAAGGGGAAGAGCGCCGAGGACGCGGCCCTGGAAGGAGCCAAGCTCCGGCTGCGGCCGATCCTGATGACCTCCTTCGCCTTTATCCTGGGATGCGTGCCCCTCGCCCTTGCGTCGGGCGCCGGCGCGCTGTCACGGAACGTCATGGGCCTGGCCGTGATCGGCGGCATGCTTGCCGCCACGGGTATCGGCGTGTTCCTCATCCCCGTGACCTTCACGGTGATCGAAAAACTGTCCCATCGCGGCGAGAAACACGGCGGCACAGCGGGAAAGGATGGACATTGA
- a CDS encoding efflux transporter outer membrane subunit, with translation MKRRLIIFSLTLLLLTGCAIGPDYRRPEIEPPPAWQVGIQQAQETANTAWWEQFNDPVLNELIGTSLRENYDLRVATARVVEFYGLYGATRADLFPQVGYDGSAGRTHSTSKGPIPIVGGRNYSLYQAEFNASWEIDLWGKVRRATEAAKADLLSAEDARSGVILSLVTSMATAYIDLRSLDQQLEIARKTAKSREESVRLFELRFKGGNISEMELSQVRSEYYVALAAIPDLEKRVRQQESFISILLGRNPGPILRGRALDDIALPVIPAGMPSDLLMRRPDVRQAEQNLIAANARIGVAKAQYFPSISLTGFFGSVSTQLKDLFTGPAGAWSYAGALAGPIFTAGKIKGTVKAAEAVQQEALFGYESAIQNGFREFEDALIDQDRTRVQLDAQAKQVEALATYARLARLRYENGYTSYIEVLDAERSLFNAQLSYAQTQDSLLRALINLYKAMGGGWVVEADKQSQPPAAASQPVGGKK, from the coding sequence ATGAAAAGGCGGCTGATCATTTTTTCATTGACGCTGCTCCTGCTTACGGGATGCGCCATCGGTCCCGACTACCGGAGACCGGAGATCGAGCCGCCGCCAGCATGGCAGGTTGGCATACAGCAGGCGCAGGAAACGGCGAACACGGCATGGTGGGAGCAGTTCAACGACCCCGTGCTGAACGAACTGATCGGGACATCGCTCAGAGAGAACTACGACCTCCGTGTCGCCACGGCCCGGGTCGTGGAGTTCTACGGACTGTACGGCGCGACGCGCGCGGACCTGTTCCCGCAGGTCGGCTACGACGGGAGCGCCGGCAGAACGCATTCTACCTCGAAGGGTCCTATCCCGATCGTGGGGGGACGGAACTACAGTCTTTACCAGGCCGAGTTCAACGCGAGCTGGGAGATCGACCTCTGGGGTAAGGTCAGGCGAGCGACCGAGGCTGCGAAGGCGGACCTCCTCTCCGCCGAGGATGCCCGGAGCGGCGTGATCCTGTCGCTTGTTACGTCAATGGCGACGGCGTACATCGACCTGCGGTCGCTCGACCAGCAGCTCGAGATCGCCCGGAAGACCGCCAAGAGCCGCGAGGAATCAGTAAGGCTCTTTGAGCTCCGGTTCAAAGGCGGCAACATCTCGGAGATGGAGCTGAGCCAGGTCCGTTCGGAATACTATGTTGCCCTGGCTGCGATCCCGGACCTGGAAAAGCGTGTCAGGCAGCAGGAGAGCTTCATCAGCATCCTGCTCGGCAGGAACCCCGGACCCATCCTTCGGGGCAGGGCGCTCGACGATATCGCATTGCCGGTCATTCCGGCCGGCATGCCGTCCGACCTGCTGATGCGCCGTCCCGATGTCCGCCAGGCCGAGCAGAACCTCATCGCTGCGAACGCGCGCATCGGCGTGGCAAAGGCGCAGTACTTCCCGTCAATCTCGCTCACGGGCTTCTTCGGGTCGGTCAGCACACAGCTCAAGGACCTCTTCACCGGTCCGGCTGGGGCCTGGAGCTATGCGGGCGCCCTTGCGGGCCCGATCTTCACGGCCGGAAAGATCAAAGGGACCGTAAAGGCCGCCGAGGCCGTCCAGCAGGAAGCATTGTTCGGATATGAGTCCGCGATCCAGAACGGGTTCCGCGAGTTCGAGGACGCGCTCATCGACCAGGACCGGACGCGTGTGCAACTCGACGCGCAAGCGAAGCAGGTCGAAGCGCTTGCGACCTATGCCCGGCTGGCGCGTCTTCGCTACGAGAACGGCTACACGAGCTACATCGAAGTGCTGGACGCCGAACGAAGCCTCTTTAACGCTCAGCTCTCGTATGCCCAGACGCAGGACTCGCTCCTGCGCGCACTCATCAACCTCTACAAGGCCATGGGCGGCGGGTGGGTCGTGGAAGCCGACAAACAGTCGCAGCCGCCTGCAGCGGCATCGCAGCCGGTCGGCGGGAAGAAATAA
- a CDS encoding outer membrane beta-barrel protein has product MRQILRITAVCLMAAIVCVAVLATDANAQAYTTSRPGGRAGTWDFFLPLAFNPSWSSDGQSGTSISTDATWGFGFGFGYNITDHFQANGLFSWSARNYQAQIVQTDGQTRQYGNTMYTSTFAIGGIFYILPGNISPFVSAGAGMTFIDTNIPNGVGQTACWWDPWYGYVCNNYSPTKTQNDVSYSVGLGVRFDLSPQFSLQPSYNRMWVDINNASGTPNFDVWRLDFIFRAF; this is encoded by the coding sequence ATGAGACAAATTCTGAGAATCACCGCTGTCTGCTTGATGGCCGCGATCGTGTGCGTCGCGGTTCTGGCCACGGACGCCAATGCACAGGCATACACCACGAGCCGCCCGGGAGGCCGCGCCGGGACCTGGGATTTTTTCCTTCCGCTCGCCTTTAACCCCTCATGGAGTTCAGACGGCCAGTCAGGAACCAGTATCAGCACGGACGCCACCTGGGGCTTTGGATTCGGCTTCGGCTACAATATCACCGATCATTTCCAGGCGAATGGTCTCTTCTCCTGGAGCGCACGGAACTATCAGGCGCAGATCGTGCAAACCGATGGTCAGACCAGGCAGTACGGGAACACGATGTATACCTCAACATTCGCGATTGGCGGGATCTTTTACATCTTGCCGGGGAACATCAGTCCCTTCGTGTCGGCGGGGGCGGGCATGACGTTCATTGATACAAACATTCCTAACGGCGTAGGGCAGACCGCATGCTGGTGGGACCCGTGGTACGGATATGTGTGCAACAACTATTCTCCGACCAAGACCCAGAATGACGTAAGCTACAGTGTCGGCCTTGGCGTCAGGTTCGACCTCAGTCCCCAGTTCAGCCTGCAGCCCAGCTACAACAGGATGTGGGTAGATATCAACAATGCCTCGGGCACGCCCAATTTTGACGTCTGGAGGCTGGATTTCATTTTCCGGGCATTTTGA
- a CDS encoding cysteine rich repeat-containing protein has translation MFKTPGIGKRCSVIPAAVLATLALALTVQAQVAGPCAETISKFCGNVTPGEGRLLKCLNEHRGDQSIACQDWLDAQQKSLQEMNVACSEEIARLCSFDPPDGIRIFRCLQDNYVALRLDCRAKLREIKERAR, from the coding sequence ATGTTCAAAACACCCGGCATCGGAAAACGGTGTTCTGTGATCCCGGCAGCAGTGCTTGCAACCTTGGCCCTTGCTCTGACGGTGCAGGCCCAGGTCGCGGGTCCCTGTGCCGAGACGATCTCCAAGTTCTGCGGGAATGTGACGCCGGGAGAGGGCCGCCTATTGAAATGCCTCAACGAACACCGGGGCGACCAGAGCATCGCCTGCCAAGACTGGCTCGATGCCCAGCAGAAGAGCCTGCAGGAGATGAACGTGGCCTGTTCAGAAGAGATCGCCCGATTGTGCAGTTTCGATCCTCCCGACGGCATCCGTATCTTTCGATGCCTCCAGGACAACTACGTTGCCCTGAGGCTCGACTGCCGCGCAAAGCTGCGGGAGATCAAGGAGCGGGCCCGGTGA